The Euphorbia lathyris chromosome 4, ddEupLath1.1, whole genome shotgun sequence genomic interval ACAATGCGTCTTCTTTCCTCTTTCCTTCTGGTACGCCGCTTTATGCACGACTTCATTTTTAGTTGTAGAGTCGCTTAATCCAACGAGCTTCTTTCCAACTACTCTCAggcttaaagtttttttttttgaaaagtattaatttaaattttacatATAAAATAGTATTAATGTATacttaacatttacaaaatcGTATTAATTTAGGTTTCGAAAACGGAACATCACATTATTAAGTCCATGTTAGTGCTACTTCATATGTTGAGGTTAAATGGACTCTCTCTCCAAAAAAACAGTAAGACTATTTTTTACCTTATCCTTATAAATGAGTACTTTTACTCAACTAGCTGCTCTTTAAGTTAAAAAAGTCAAATGACAAATTAGTCCTTTACTCAACTAGAGAGCTGCTCTTAAGTTCAAAAGTCaaatgactaatttggacaACTTCAAAGAATGCAGTGAGTTACTATTGATTTGTGTGTGAAATAAGCTAAAAACTACAATTAAACATCAAACAAACAGCCTCCAAGTTACAACTGTTCATACCGGAAAATATTCAAATTAAGAAGCCAAAACTTACAGGTAAAAGAAAAAACGAAAATGATACGAATTCGAATCTATTCCTTTTTAGCGGGAGAAGATTGTGGCCAAACGCTAATCTTTTCCTTCTCATACTTGATATACACAGCCGAAACTGCTGCAACGAAATACACCTGAATAAACACTATCGCCGGCGTATGATAGTTAAGCACACTTTTCCCCGTCGCCAGTTCCACCAATAGCAATGCCGTCAACCCTAGAATCGCAATCCTTCCGTTTATTCTCTCGCTATACGAGCTAAATCCAAACTCAACCTTCAATCCATTTGAAACTGCCTCTTTTAAAGGAACTGCCGGAAGATACATTCCGGATCCCGAACTGGATTTTGATTTCCCCTTTTTTGATTTTCTAATCTCCGCTTTCTTCCCCGTTCCACTCCGGTAACGAATTCGGACTCTTGAGAGACGAGACTCGAAAGGATCTTCGTCGGATTGAGGTGATTCGGGTTGGGAATCATCGTCGGCGGCGGCGCGGGTGGAGAAGGATAGCTGGGGCTTAGATCTGAGTGAAAGTGCGGCGAGTAGAGACGGAGAAGGTGGTTTTGAGAGGTTCAGAGATGGTGAGGTAAGCGTTGTGGCCATGGATATTTGATTTGAAAGGTGTGTTTGGATAAGGAAATGAATTTGGGTGTTTGTTTTGGAGTATAAGAATAAATCACTTTCTT includes:
- the LOC136225751 gene encoding uncharacterized protein; the protein is MATTLTSPSLNLSKPPSPSLLAALSLRSKPQLSFSTRAAADDDSQPESPQSDEDPFESRLSRVRIRYRSGTGKKAEIRKSKKGKSKSSSGSGMYLPAVPLKEAVSNGLKVEFGFSSYSERINGRIAILGLTALLLVELATGKSVLNYHTPAIVFIQVYFVAAVSAVYIKYEKEKISVWPQSSPAKKE